From the genome of Chionomys nivalis chromosome 19, mChiNiv1.1, whole genome shotgun sequence, one region includes:
- the Sapcd1 gene encoding suppressor APC domain-containing protein 1 isoform X2, whose protein sequence is MGSLGPGGPSQVQAPYTVLLLPLGTSRQDPGAPSFFLWLQMMQALEREQDALWQGLQLLEQGQAWFADHLREAQQRQLHLGALGEDFLMNLDSATDSPQLTQIQEVNACLRRLIQELSQQQKEPTQSKGEVARRGQRRLTRV, encoded by the exons ATGGGGAGCCTAGGTCCTGGTGGGCCATCCCAGGTGCAAGCACCCTACACTGTTCTGCTGCTTCCACTGGGGACAAGCCGCCAAGACCCAGGGGCCCCGAGCTTCTTCCTCTGG CTGCAGATGATGCAGGCTCTGGAGAGGGAACAAGACGCTCTGTGGCAGGGTCTGCAGCTGCTGGAGCAGGGCCAGGCCTGGTTCGCAGACCACCTAAGGGAGGCACAGCAGAGGCAGCTGCATCTGGGGGCCCTCGGTGAG GATTTTCTAATGAACTTAGACTCAGCGACTGACTCCCCACAGCTCACCCAGATTCAAGAGGTGAACGCTTGTTTGCGCCGTCTGATTCAG GAGTTGTCACAGCAGCAAAAAGAGCCGACCCAGTCCAAGGGAGAGGTGGCTCGGCGGGGGCAGAGACGCCTGACCCGTGTGTGA
- the Sapcd1 gene encoding suppressor APC domain-containing protein 1 isoform X4 has protein sequence MGSLGPGGPSQVQAPYTVLLLPLGTSRQDPGAPSFFLWLQMMQALEREQDALWQGLQLLEQGQAWFADHLREAQQRQLHLGALGELTQIQEVNACLRRLIQELSQQQKEPTQSKGEVARRGQRRLTRV, from the exons ATGGGGAGCCTAGGTCCTGGTGGGCCATCCCAGGTGCAAGCACCCTACACTGTTCTGCTGCTTCCACTGGGGACAAGCCGCCAAGACCCAGGGGCCCCGAGCTTCTTCCTCTGG CTGCAGATGATGCAGGCTCTGGAGAGGGAACAAGACGCTCTGTGGCAGGGTCTGCAGCTGCTGGAGCAGGGCCAGGCCTGGTTCGCAGACCACCTAAGGGAGGCACAGCAGAGGCAGCTGCATCTGGGGGCCCTCGGTGAG CTCACCCAGATTCAAGAGGTGAACGCTTGTTTGCGCCGTCTGATTCAG GAGTTGTCACAGCAGCAAAAAGAGCCGACCCAGTCCAAGGGAGAGGTGGCTCGGCGGGGGCAGAGACGCCTGACCCGTGTGTGA
- the Sapcd1 gene encoding suppressor APC domain-containing protein 1 isoform X1: MGSLGPGGPSQVQAPYTVLLLPLGTSRQDPGAPSFFLWLQMMQALEREQDALWQGLQLLEQGQAWFADHLREAQQRQLHLGALGEDFLMNLDSATDSPQLTQIQEVNACLRRLIQVSLLFLMYRLWGGGGLLESQGWFLPGPEPENLW, translated from the exons ATGGGGAGCCTAGGTCCTGGTGGGCCATCCCAGGTGCAAGCACCCTACACTGTTCTGCTGCTTCCACTGGGGACAAGCCGCCAAGACCCAGGGGCCCCGAGCTTCTTCCTCTGG CTGCAGATGATGCAGGCTCTGGAGAGGGAACAAGACGCTCTGTGGCAGGGTCTGCAGCTGCTGGAGCAGGGCCAGGCCTGGTTCGCAGACCACCTAAGGGAGGCACAGCAGAGGCAGCTGCATCTGGGGGCCCTCGGTGAG GATTTTCTAATGAACTTAGACTCAGCGACTGACTCCCCACAGCTCACCCAGATTCAAGAGGTGAACGCTTGTTTGCGCCGTCTGATTCAGGTGAGCCTCTTGTTTTTAATGTACAGACTTTGGGGAGGTGGGGGGCTTTTGGAGTCACAAGGCTGGTTCCTGCCTGGCCCAGAGCCAGAGAACTTGTGGTAG
- the Sapcd1 gene encoding suppressor APC domain-containing protein 1 isoform X3 produces MGSLGPGGPSQVQAPYTVLLLPLGTSRQDPGAPSFFLWLQMMQALEREQDALWQGLQLLEQGQAWFADHLREAQQRQLHLGALGELTQIQEVNACLRRLIQVSLLFLMYRLWGGGGLLESQGWFLPGPEPENLW; encoded by the exons ATGGGGAGCCTAGGTCCTGGTGGGCCATCCCAGGTGCAAGCACCCTACACTGTTCTGCTGCTTCCACTGGGGACAAGCCGCCAAGACCCAGGGGCCCCGAGCTTCTTCCTCTGG CTGCAGATGATGCAGGCTCTGGAGAGGGAACAAGACGCTCTGTGGCAGGGTCTGCAGCTGCTGGAGCAGGGCCAGGCCTGGTTCGCAGACCACCTAAGGGAGGCACAGCAGAGGCAGCTGCATCTGGGGGCCCTCGGTGAG CTCACCCAGATTCAAGAGGTGAACGCTTGTTTGCGCCGTCTGATTCAGGTGAGCCTCTTGTTTTTAATGTACAGACTTTGGGGAGGTGGGGGGCTTTTGGAGTCACAAGGCTGGTTCCTGCCTGGCCCAGAGCCAGAGAACTTGTGGTAG
- the Vwa7 gene encoding von Willebrand factor A domain-containing protein 7 has protein sequence MLPVEVPLFHLGPPILLLLQLLLSPTSAFFPNIWSLLAAPGSLTHQDLTEEAALNVTLQLFLEHPPPGRPRLRLEDYKGRTLLADDIFAAYFGPGSPSRRFRGALGEVARANAAQDFLPTSKNNPDLHFDAERLVQGRTLLVGALRETVEAIRAFEHTLARQRLGAALHALQDFYSHSNWVELGKRQPHPHLLWPRPELWSLAQVGDPTCSDCEELSCPGNLLDSTLLTSGYFGMDPPKPPGKCSHGGYFDQSSSQPPRGGVNKDSTSPHFSPHHTLHLPAAEVALLASIEAFSLLRSRLGDGGFSRLLDITPASSLSFVLDTTGSMGEEINAAKIQARRIMEQRQGGPMEPSFYVLVPFHDPGFGPVFTTSDPDSFWQKLNEIQALGGGDEPEMCLSALELALLHTPPLSDIFVFTDASPKDAFLTNRVESLSRERRCRVTFLVTEDPSRAQGRVRREALSPSRFEPYEAVALASGGEVIFTKDQHIQDVAAIVGESMAGGLVTLPLEPPVSIPGETRVFAVDRLLRNVTVRVHGDISGFWIKSPAGVSQGPEEGIGPLGHTRRFGQFWTVAMTDPPQTGSWEIQVAAEGRPQVRVQAHTSLDFLFHFGIPVEDGPHPGLYPLTQPVAGLQTQLLVEVTGLVSRQSPEAGRPHFSHVVLRRVPQGTHLGRVPLEPVGPPERGLLAASLPPTLLSGSAPFSLELLGQDGGGQDLRRTAPQPCSVAPVLLELSGPPGSLAPGSKVPLSLHVTSFSGPQDLDLRTSVNPSFSLTSNLSRARLGLKESACGRLWLEVPDSAAPDSVVMVTVTAVGQGASPGPPTHAFLRLLVLAQASQDQLETPAHSAGRVLPPATPTLLSSTLVTQGRAGGGVVGRAWWGTLGGALFLLGCSSW, from the exons ATGCTCCCTGTGGAGGTGCCCCTGTTCCACCTAGGCCCCCCAATACTGCTTCTGCTTCAGCTGCTGTTGTCCCCAACATCTGCCTTCTTTCCCAACATCTGGAGCCTCCTGGCTGCCCCTGGCTCTCTCACTCACCAAGACCTGACCGAGGAGGCTGCACTCAATGTCACCCTCCAGCTCTTTCTGGAGCACCCACCCCCAGGCCGGCCACGCCTTCGTCTGGAGGACTACAAG GGCCGGACCCTACTTGCCGATGACATCTTTGCTGCCTACTTTGGACCTGGGTCTCCTTCCCGGCGGTTCAGAGGTGCTTTGGGAGAGGTGGCTCGTGCCAATGCAGCCCAAGACTTCCTGCCAACTTCCAAGAACAATCCTGACCTGCACTTTGATGCTGAAAGGCTGGTCCAGGGGCGCACGCTCCTGGTGGGGGCTCTGCGGGAGACCGTAGAGGCCATCAGAGCCTTTGAGCACACGTTGGCCCGCCAGCGTCTAGGGGCTGCACTTCACGCCCTGCAG GATTTCTATAGCCACAGCAACTGGGTGGAGCTGGGGAAGCGGCAACCGCACCCTCACCTCCTCTGGCCAAGACCGGAGCTCTGGAGCCTGGCACAAG TGGGGGACCCCACCTGCTCTGACTGTGAGGAGCTGAGCTGCCCTGGGAATCTGCTGGACTCCACACTGCTCACCTCTGGCTACTTTGGAATGGATCCCCCCAAACCTCCAG GGAAGTGTAGCCATGGGGGCTATTTTGACCAGAGCAGCTCCCAGCCCCCCCGGGGAGGCGTCAACAAGGACAGTACATCTCCACACTTCTCCCCGCACCACACGCTGCACCTCCCGGCTGCAGAAGTGGCCCTCCTAGCCTCCATCGAGGCCTTCAGCCTCCTGCGGAGCCGCCTGGGAGATGGGGGTTTCTCCAG GCTGCTGGACATCACGCCAGCCTCCAGCCTGAGCTTTGTCCTGGATACCACAGGCAGCATGGGTGAGGAAATCAACGCAGCCAAGATCCAGGCGCGCCGCATCATGGAGCAGCGGCAAGGCGGCCCCATGGAGCCCAGTTTCTACGTCCTGGTACCCTTCCATGACCCAG GGTTCGGCCCTGTCTTCACAACCAGTGACCCTGACAGCTTCTGGCAGAAACTCAACGAGATCCAGGCCTTGGGAGGCGGAGATGAGCCAGAGATGTGCCTGTCTGCCCTGGAG CTAGCCCTGCTGCACACACCTCCACTCTCAGACATCTTTGTCTTCACCGACGCCTCCCCCAAGGATGCCTTTCTTACCAACCGGGTGGAGTCTCTGAGTCGGGAGCGGCGCTGCAGG GTGACGTTCCTAGTGACTGAAGACCCATCGAGGGCTCAGGGCCGAGTGCGGCGGGAGGCCTTGTCGCCTTCGCGGTTTGAACCGTATGAAGCAGTTGCGCTGGCGTCAGGAGGAGAGGTGATCTTCACGAAAGATCAGCACATCCAGGACGTGGCAGCCATTGTTGGGGAGAGCATGGCTGGCGGTCTG GTGACTCTTCCCCTGGAGCCTCCCGTCTCCATCCCTGGGGAGACTCGTGTGTTTGCTGTGGATAGGCTCCTCCGGAACGTCACAGTCCGGGTCCACGGGGACATCAGTGGCTTCTGGATCAAGAGCCCTGCAG GGGTGTCCCAGGGTCCAGAGGAGGGCATAGGTCCTCTGGGCCACACTCGTCGCTTTGGACAGTTCTGGACAGTGGCCATGACTGACCCCCCTCAGACAGGGTCTTGGGAGATCCAGGTAGCAGCTGAGGGAAGGCCCCAGGTGAGAGTACAAG CCCACACCTCCCTGGACTTCCTCTTTCACTTCGGGATCCCTGTGGAGGACGGACCCCACCCTGGCCTCTATCCCCTGACTCAGCCAGTGGCAG GTCTTCAGACACAGCTACTGGTAGAAGTGACAGGGCTCGTCTCTAGACAGAGCCCTGAGGCCGGCCGGCCACACTTTTCCCACGTTGTCCTTCGAAGGGTCCCCCAGGGCACTCATCTGGGCCGGGTGCCCTTAGAGCCTGTGGGACCCCCTGAGCGAGGCCTCCTGGCTGCCTCGCTGCCACCCACACTGCTGTCTGGCTCTGCACCCTTCTCCCTGGAGCTGCTTGGCCAGGATGGAGGCGGGCAGGACCTGCGCAGGACTGCCCCCCAGCCTTGCTCTGTGGCTCCTGTGCTCCTGGAG CTCAGTGGCCCGCCAGGTTCCCTGGCTCCTGGCAGCAAGGTCCCTCTCAGCCTGCATGTCACCAGCTTCTCTGGCCCCCAGGATCTTGATCTTAGGACGTCTGTCAACCCTAGCTTCTCGCTCACCTCCAACCTCTCCAG GGCTCGCCTGGGACTGAAGGAGTCCGCCTGTGGACGCCTGTGGCTGGAGGTCCCGGATTCAGCAGCCCCTGACAGTGTGGTGATGGTGACTGTCACTGCGGTGGGCCAAGGAGCCAGCCCAGGGCCCCCCACCCATGCCTTCCTCCGGCTCCTGGTGCTGGCCCAGGCCTCGCAG GATCAGCTGGAGACCCCTGCCCACTCCGCTGGCCGTGTGCTGCCTCCAGCCACCCCTACCCTGCTCTCTTCCACTTTGGTGACTCAGggcagagctgggggaggggtggtcgGCAGAGCCTGGTGGGGGACACTTGGAGGGGCGCTGTTCCTGCTAGGCTGCTCGTCCTGGTGA
- the Vars1 gene encoding valine--tRNA ligase, which yields MSILYVSPHPDAFPSLRALIAARYGEAGDGPGWGGPHPRICLQPPPSSRTPLPPPRLPALEQGPGGLWVWGAPAVAQLLWPAGLGGPGGSRAAVLVQQWVSYADTELVPAACGATLPALGLRSPGQDPQAALGALGKALSPLEDWLRLHTYLAGDAPTLADLAAVTALLLPFRYVLDPAVRRIWGNVTRWFNTCVRQPEFRAVLGEVVLYSGGRSVPQQPGLEITAPPKTAAQLKKEAKKREKLEKFQQKQKAQQQPPPGEKKPKPEKKEKKDPGVITYDLPTQPGEKKDVSGTMPDSYSPQYVEAAWYPWWERQGFFKPEYGRPSVSAPNPRGVFMMCIPPPNVTGSLHLGHALTNAIQDCLTRWHRMRGETTLWNPGCDHAGIATQVVVEKKLWRERGVNRHQLGREAFLQEVWKWKEEKGDRIYHQLKKLGSSLDWDRACFTMDPKLSVAVTEAFVRLHEEGVIYRSTRLVNWSCTLNSAISDIEVDKKELTGRTLLSVPGYKEKVEFGVLVSFAYKVQGSDSDEEVVVATTRIETMLGDVAVAVHPKDSRYQHLKGKSVIHPFLSRSLPVVFDDFVDMEFGTGAVKITPAHDQNDYEVGQRHGLEAISIMDSKGALVNVPPPFLGLPRFEARKAVLAALKEQGLFRGIKDNPMVVPLCNRSKDVVEPLLRPQWYVRCGEMAQAASAAVTRGDLRILPEAHQRTWHSWMDNIRDWCISRQLWWGHRIPAYFITIHDPAVPPGEDPDGRYWVSGRTEAEAREKAAREFGVSVDKISLQQDEDVLDTWFSSGLFPFSILGWPNQSEDLNVFYPGTLLETGHDILFFWVARMVMLGLKLTGRLPFREVYLHAIVRDAHGRKMSKSLGNVIDPLDVIHGVSLQGLHDQLLNSNLDPTEVEKAKEGQKADFPAGIPECGTDALRFGLCAYTSQGRDINLDVNRILGYRHFCNKLWNATKFALRGLGKSFVPLPTSKPEGHESLVDRWIRSRLTEAVRLSNEGFQAYDFPAITTAQYSFWLYELCDVYLECLKPVLNGVDEAAAECARQTLYTCLDVGLRLLSPFMPFVTEELFQRLPRRTPAAAASLCVTPYPEPSECSWKDPEAEAALELALSITRAVRSLRADYNLTRTRPDCFLEVADEATGALASAVSGYVQALASAGVVAVLALGAPAPQGCAVAVASDRCSIHLQLQGLVDPARELGKLQAKRSEAQRQAQRLQERRAASGYSAKVPLEVQEADEAKLQQTEAELRKVDEAIALFQKML from the exons ATGTCCATCCTCTACGTCTCCCCTCACCCCGACGCCTTTCCCAGCCTCCGAGCCCTCATCGCCGCCCGCTACGGGGAAGCCGGCGACGGCCCCGGGTGGGGAGGCCCGCACCCCCGCATCTGCCTGCAGCCTCCTCCGAGCAGCCGGACTCCGCTGCCGCCGCCTCGCCTGCCCGCCCTGGAGCAGGGGCCCGGCGGGCTGTGGGTGTGGGGGGCCCCGGCTGTGGCGCAGCTGCTGTGGCCGGCAGGCCTGGGGGGTCCCGGGGGCAGCCGGGCGGCCGTCCTCGTCCAGCAGTGGGTCAGCTACGCCGACACCGAGCTCGTGCCGGCGGCCTGCGGGGCGACGCTGCCCGCGCTGGGACTCCGGAGTCCGGGGCAGGATCCCCag GCTGCCCTGGGTGCCCTGGGCAAGGCCTTGAGCCCCTTGGAGGACTGGCTTCGGCTGCACACGTACCTGGCCGGGGATGCGCCCACTCTGGCAGACTTAGCTGCCGTGACAGCCTTGCTGCTGCCCTTCCGATAC GTTCTGGACCCTGCTGTCCGCCGGATCTGGGGTAATGTGACTCGCTGGTTTAACACTTGTGTTCGGCAACCGGAATTCCGGGCTGTGCTAGGAGAAGTGGTCCTGTACTCGGGGGGCAGGTCTGTCCCTCAGCAGCCAG GTCTTGAAATCACTGCACCCCCAAAAACAGCTGCTCAGctcaagaaagaagcaaagaaacggGAGAAGCTAGAGAAAttccagcagaagcagaaggccCAGCAGCAGCCCCCACCAGGGGAG AAGAAACCAAAgccagagaagaaggagaaaaaggaccCTGGGGTCATTACCTATGACCTCCCTACCCAACCCGGGGAAAAGAAAG aTGTAAGTGGCACCATGCCCGACTCCTACAGCCCTCAGTATGTGGAGGCTGCCTGGTACCCTTGGTGGGAGCGCCAGGGCTTCTTCAAGCCAGAGTATGGG CGTCCTAGCGTGTCAGCACCAAATCCCCGAGGGGTCTTCATGATGTGCATCCCACCCCCCAACGTGACAGGCTCTCTGCACCTGGGCCACGCGCTCACCAACGCCATCCAGGACTGCCTGACTCGATG GCACCGTATGCGTGGGGAGACCACCCTATGGAACCCGGGCTGTGACCATGCAGGCATTGccacccaggtggtggtggaaaaGAAACTGTGGAGAGAGCGGGGTGTGAACCGGCACCAGCTGGGCCGTGAGGCCTTTCTCCAGGAGGTctggaagtggaaggagga GAAGGGTGACAGGATTTACCACCAGTTGAAGAAACTTGGCAGCTCCTTGGACTGGGATCGAGCCTGTTTCACCATGGACCCT AAACTGTCAGTAGCTGTGACAGAGGCTTTCGTTAGGCTCCATGAAGAAGGTGTCATCTACCGTAGCACCCGCCTGGTCAACTGGTCCTGCACCCTCAATTCTGCCATTTCTGACATTGAG GTGGATAAGAAGGAGCTGACAGGTCGCACCCTGCTCTCTGTGCCTGGCTACAAGGAGAAGGTGGAGTTTGGGGTCCTCGTGTCCTTTGCCTACAAGGTCCAAGGCTCAG ACAGTGACGAGGAAGTGGTGGTGGCGACAACTCGGATTGAGACAATGCTGGGAGATGTGGCTGTAGCCGTGCACCCCAAAGACTCCAGGTACCAG CACCTAAAGGGAAAGAGTGTCATTCATCCGTTCTTGTCCCGGAGCCTCCCTGTTGTCTTCGATGACTTTGTGGACATGGAGTTTGGCACAg GTGCCGTGAAGATCACCCCTGCCCACGACCAGAACGACTATGAGGTTGGGCAGCGGCATGGGCTGGAGGCCATCAGCATCATGGACTCAAAGGGGGCGCTTGTCAATGTGCCACCGCCTTTCTTG GGCCTACCCAGGTTTGAGGCTAGGAAGGCAGTGCTGGCTGCACTGAAGGAGCAGGGACTGTTCCGTGGCATCAAGGACAACCCCATGGTGGTGCCGCTTTGCAA CCGCTCCAAGGATGTGGTAGAACCTCTGCTAAGGCCACAGTGGTACGTGCGctgtggggagatggctcaggccgCCAGTGCGGCTGTGACCCGGGGCGACCTCCGTATCCTGCCTGAGGCCCATCAGCGGACTTGGCATTCTTGGATGGACAACATTCG AGACTGGTGCATCTCTCGGCAGCTGTGGTGGGGCCACCGAATCCCTGCCTACTTTATCACCATCCACGACCCAGCTGTACCCCCTGGTGAG GACCCTGACGGACGGTACTGGGTGAGCGGACGCacggaagcagaggccagagagaaggCAGCACGCGAGTTTGGCGTGTCCGTTGACAAGATCAGCCTTCAGCAAG ATGAGGATGTATTGGACACCTggttctcttctggtctctttcccttctccatccTTGGTTGGCCCAATCAG TCAGAAGACCTTAATGTGTTCTACCCTGGGACCCTGCTGGAGACGGGCCATGACATCCTCTTCTTCTGGGTGGCTCGGATGGTCATGCTCGGCCTGAAACTCACAGGCAGATTGCCCTTCAGAGAG GTCTATCTCCACGCAATCGTGCGTGATGCTCATGGTAGGAAGATGAGCAAGTCTCTCGGCAATGTCATCGACCCCCTGGATGTCATCCATGGAGTTTCTTTGCAG GGCCTCCATGACCAACTATTGAACAGCAACCTGGACCCCACTGAGGTGGAGAAAGCCAAAGAAGGACAG AAAGCCGACTTCCCAGCAGGGATTCCCGAGTGCGGTACAGATGCCCTGCGCTTTGGACTCTGTGCCTACACATCCCAAG GTCGAGACATCAACCTGGATGTAAATAGGATCCTGGGGTATCGCCACTTCTGCAACAAACTCTGGAATGCCACAAAGTTTGCCCTGCGTGGCCTGGGGAAGAGTTTCGTGCCCTTGCCCACCTCCAAG CCTGAAGGGCATGAGAGTCTGGTGGACCGCTGGATCCGCAGCCGACTCACTGAGGCCGTGAGGCTCAGCAATGAAGGTTTCCAAGCCTACGATTTTCCGGCCATCACCACCGCCCAGTACAGCTTTTGGCTCTATGAGCTCTGTGATGTCTACTTG GAATGCCTAAAACCTGTGCTGAATGGAGTGGATGAAGCAGCAGCGGAATGTGCCCGGCAGACCCTCTACACCTGCCTGGACGTCGGCCTGCGGCTGCTCTCACCCTTCATGCCCTTCGTCACGGAGGAGCTGTTCCAGAGGCTGCCCCGGCGGACACCAGCTGCTGCCGCTAGCCTGTGTGTCACCCCCTACCCAGAGCCCTCAGAG TGCTCCTGGAAGGACCCTGAAGCCGAAGCTGCTCTTGAGCTGGCGCTGAGCATCACCCGAGCTGTGCGCTCCCTGCGTGCCGACTACAACCTGACCCGGACCAGGCCTGACT GTTTCTTGGAAGTAGCTGACGAGGCCACAGGCGCCTTGGCATCGGCGGTGTCGGGCTATGTGCAGGCGCTGGCCAGTGCGGGTGTGGTTGCTGTCCTGGCCCTGGGGGCTCCTGCACCACAGGGCTGCGCTGTGGCTGTGGCATCAGACCGCTGTTCCATCCACCTGCAGCTGCAGGGCCTAGTGGACCCAGCCCGGGAGCTGGGCAAGCTGCAGGCCAAGCGAAGTGAGGCCCAGCGCCAGGCTCAGCGGCTGCAGGAGCGCCGTGCTGCCTCTGGCTACTCAGCCAAGGTGCCCCTTGAGGTCCAGGAGGCAGACGAGGCGAAG TTGCAACAGACAGAGGCGGAACTCAGGAAGGTGGATGAGGCCATTGCTCTGTTCCAGAAGATGCTGTGA